In Etheostoma cragini isolate CJK2018 chromosome 9, CSU_Ecrag_1.0, whole genome shotgun sequence, the following are encoded in one genomic region:
- the sele gene encoding E-selectin, which produces MNFCFGLLQTRGSKSSWINFTFLCSMLCMWTSVESWSYYYSNTNMDWLQARAWCQEHYTDMVAIQNQGEIEHLNSWLPRQPTYYWIGIRKINNVWTWVGTNKALTAEATNWARGEPNNGIHRQSAKENEDCVEMYIKRDLEPGKWNDERCGKLKTALCYTAACKNDSCLYGDCVETINSHKCACFEGFYGERCEHVVKCNEEQVTVPYKGSVNCIHKHGNFSYDSLCQYSCEEGYQLSMSRPLKCTASTQWSEEPPSCELAQCQELSNPARGSMKCSDPLGPSSYQSTCVFTCDEGYALADSLSNILQCEASGVWNGSQPLCVAVQCPAPSELDNGAVSCGDDADARFSYGNTCNVSCNPGYHLVGPSRVTCTSTAEWSESMPRCEAITCQNPEGKAHLITQCSQPLTELRPDSTCSFSCEEGFELQGAHTTQCTEDGQWSKAIPTCKAIGCPGPEIPTSAQISCTPSLSSLISTVTPHPLGMVCIFSCEEGHELQGAPSMECANPGQWTSTPPNCSAVRCPLLDAPENGHINCTNRESVYNSQCSVTCKQDFSLVGHELLTCDRHGNWTGDKPSCQAPQSIAALATGAATGGAVLLTGMSLAMWILKRLKQKANKFELNSNSDIEAPLQVYKNSIDSLI; this is translated from the exons ATG AATTTCTGTTTTGGATTACTTCAGACCCGTGGATCTAAGTCCTCATGGATCAACTTCACCTTTCTTTGCTCAA TGCTGTGCATGTGGACTAGTGTAGAGAGCTGGTCGTACTACTACTCTAACACCAACATGGATTGGCTGCAAGCTAGAGCCTGGTGCCAGGAGCACTACACGGACATGGTGGCCATCCAGAACCAAGGGGAGATTGAGCATCTCAACAGCTGGCTGCCCAGGCAACCCACTTACTACTGGATCGGGATCCGCAAGATCAATAATGTCTGGACCTGGGTAGGAACCAACAAGGCTCTAACAGCAGAAGCAACCAACTGGGCACGGGGCGAACCAAACAATGGCATACATAGACAAAGTGCGAAGGAGAATGAGGACTGTGTGGAGATGTACATCAAAAGGGATTTGGAGCCTGGCAAATGGAATGATGAGAGGTGCGGGAAGTTGAAGACCGCTCTGTGCTACACAG CTGCCTGTAAGAACGACTCATGCCTCTATGGAGACTGTGTAGAAACCATCAATAGCCACAAGTGTGCTTGCTTTGAAGGCTTTTATGGAGAGAGGTGTGAGCATG TTGTCAAGTGTAATGAAGAGCAGGTGACCGTTCCATATAAAGGAAGTGTGAATTGCATTCACAAGCATGGAAACTTCTCCTACGACTCTTTGTGCCAGTATTCCTGCGAGGAAGGATACCAGCTGAGTATGTCAAGACCCCTGAAATGCACTGCCTCGACACAGTGGTCAGAGGAGCCACCTTCATGTGAAT TGGCCCAGTGTCAGGAGCTGTCTAATCCAGCAAGAGGATCCATGAAGTGCTCCGATCCTCTGGGCCcttccagctaccagtccacctgtgtgtttacctgtgatGAAG GCTATGCACTTGCTGATTCCCTGTCTAACATACTGCAATGTGAAGCGTCAGGAGTTTGGAATGGCTCCCAACCGCTTTGTGTTG CTGTCCAGTGCCCTGCTCCCTCCGAGCTGGACAATGGCGCTGTCAGCTGTGGAGACGATGCAGATGCGAGGTTTAGCTACGGAAACACCTGCAACGTCAGCTGTAACCCCGGCTACCACCTGGTGGGACCGAGCAGGGTGACATGCACATCCACAGCTGAATGGAGTGAGAGTATGCCTCGCTGTGAAG CCATCACATGCCAGAATCCAGAGGGAAAAGCTCACCTTATCACCCAGTGCAGCCAACCTTTGACCGAACTGCGGCCAGACTCCACCTGCAGCTTCAGCTGCGAAGAAGGCTTTGAACTGCAGGGAGCGCACACCACTCAGTGTACTGAGGATGGACAGTGGAGTAAAGCCATACCTACCTGCAAAG caatAGGATGTCCTGGTCCTGAGATTCCAACAAGTGCCCAGATCAGCTGCACCCCTTCTCTGTCTTCACTTATTTCCACCGTGACCCCCCATCCACTTGGTATGGTCTGCATTTTCAGCTGTGAGGAAGGCCATGAGCTGCAAGGTGCTCCAAGCATGGAGTGTGCAAATCCAGGCCAGTGGACCTCTACCCCACCAAACTGCTCAG CGGTGAGATGCCCATTGCTCGATGCTCCTGAAAACGGTCACATCAACTGCACAAACAGGGAGTCAGTGTACAACTCACAGTGCTCCGTCACATGCAAACAAGATTTCTCTTTAGTCGGCCACGAGCTGCTGACCTGTGATCGTCATGGCAATTGGACTGGAGACAAACCCTCCTGCCAAG CTCCTCAGTCTATTGCTGCCCTTGCTACTGGTGCGGCAACCGGGGGCGCTGTTTTATTAACTGGAATGTCTCTGGCTATGTGGATCCTGAAACGACTGAAGCAGAAAGCAAACAAGTTTGAGCTAAACAG CAACTCTGACATTGAGGCCCCGCTACAGGTCTACAAAAACAGCATTGACAGCCTCATCTAG
- the si:dkey-51e6.1 gene encoding 14 kDa phosphohistidine phosphatase, giving the protein MADVLAKIPVVEIDPEGTFKYILVRVKVKDGDVHKDIVRGTKIAEYHNHIFEKVNPPMEAMGLECKCLGGGKIEHNSQEKKLKVFGESTAYGKADHSVSVEKLKSAFSDYEISWSDDKK; this is encoded by the exons ATGGCAGACGTTCTGGCCAAAATCCCCGTTGTAGAGATTGATCCAGAGGGAACCTTTAAGTACATACTGGTCCGAGTGAAAGTGAAAGATGGCGATGTGCATAAAGACATAGTCCGAGGCACAAAAATTGCAGAGTATCACA ATCATATATTTGAGAAGGTCAATCCACCTATGGAGGCCATGGGATTGGAGTGTAAATGCCTTGGAGGAGGGAAAATAGAGCACAACAGCCAagagaaaaaactaaaggtTTTTGGAGAATCAACT GCGTATGGGAAAGCAGACCATTCTGTGTCTGTCGAGAAGTTGAAGAGTGCCTTCAGCGACTATGAGATCTCCTGGTCTGACGACAAAAAATGA